The uncultured Desulfatiglans sp. DNA window GATAACTTCCAGGATAACTCCGAAGAGGGACTGCCGCTGGGAATCGATAACGATCGCCACGGACTCCGGCTGGGATGTTCACGGAAAATAAATGATCAGCTCAAGGTTCGGTTCAAGTATGGATTTTACAAATACACAGAGGACAGCAACAACGGGATTGACGACTATAGAGCACATTTGCTTGGACTAGCGTTCGAATATGCATTCTAGCGGATATATTTATCTTAAATTTGAAATTTTTGCTGAAAATTTTCTTGAATAAGTTGCATGGCACATAAATATCTCATTGCTGAGTTAAGAGATATTTCAATCCCGTATTTTTGGGGTCATTACTCATTTTAACAGGTTAGAATGTCATTTTCTGGTTCTAAGATCTCTTTCCGCAGCCTTTAGATATCCACAGCATTATAATGTAGTTTCCATCCGGAAATGGTCTTTTTGGCTAATCTCGGCGTCAATCTGCACGTTTGCTTGTGCGGCGACCTGCAGGTCGCCTCCGCACAAATACTTTATTTCATTGATATTGTCCAAGAATCCTCATTTCCGGATTGGAAACTGGGTTCTACCGAGAAATCATTTCCGGATGGAAAATGCAGCTTTTGGAGATCTCGAAGGCGTCTACGGCATCGCAAAGACATTTATTGCTGAAGGGAATATCGACGTGTCCTCCGTGGTTTGGCCCGCCCCTCTCCGAGCGGATGGGACATCAAAAGATTTTGCCAACTGGTGGTGACGTGGCAGCGCCAGCACTCCAGTACCGGAAAGGACAGGTCCTGCGATCCCATGCCGTGGGCCGATTTGATCTTTTTCCAGAACTCTTTATCGTGGTGCGAGTATGGGGCCTTATGACAGCGATGACAGTTTTTCCTCTCCCTCGGCGAATGCCGGTACCCCGGTACATCCCACGTCTCGATGGCATGGCACTCCCGGCACCGGCTACCGAAAAGCCCTTCAT harbors:
- a CDS encoding hypothetical protein (Evidence 5 : Unknown function); this encodes METGFYREIISGWKMQLLEISKASTASQRHLLLKGISTCPPWFGPPLSERMGHQKILPTGGDVAAPALQYRKGQVLRSHAVGRFDLFPELFIVVRVWGLMTAMTVFPLPRRMPVPRYIPRLDGMALPAPATEKPFMDIGVAVGALKSPAQHCVIHPRNAPMEPLMLSMALQALVLCLMEPKLSPHIRDVRKLVTLQALSLRDTSPRNMAEFALFELDVKCTQ
- a CDS encoding hypothetical protein (Evidence 5 : Unknown function), whose product is MVFLANLGVNLHVCLCGDLQVASAQILYFIDIVQESSFPDWKLGSTEKSFPDGKCSFWRSRRRLRHRKDIYC